In Nocardia sp. NBC_01327, the genomic stretch AGATCCGCGAGCACCACCACGACGAAGCAGACCTTGATGGCGGCCCCGGCGGCGATGCCGACGCCCTCCGGACCGCCCTCGGCGAAGAACCCGTAGTACGACTGGATGAAGGTCGTCAGCGTGACGAAGACGACCGCCTTGAGAATCGAGAACAGCAGATCGGTGCTGACGAAGAACTGCTGGAAGTAGTGGAAGTAGGTCCCGCTGGAGGTGCCGCCCATCAGCGTCACGGTGAACCGTGCGGACAGATAGGCGGCGCAGAGCCCGACCAGATACATGGGCACGATGGCGATCCACGCGGCCAGAATCCTGGTGCTGACAAGGTAGGGCATCGGCCGGATCGCCAGGGAGTCCAGCGCGTCGATCTCCTCGGAGATTCGCATGGTGCCCAGTTGTGCGGTGATGCGGCAGCCACCCTGCACCACGAATGCCACGACCGCGATCATCGGGCCGATCTCCCTGGTGACGGCGAATGCGGTGATCGCGCCCGTGACCGGCCCCATTCCGAGCAGGTCCAACTGCGAAAACGCTTCCAGGCCAATGGTGATGCCGACGAAGATGTTCATCGCGATGATCACCCCCATCACCCCGCCGCCGACCACGAGCGACCCGTTACCCCAGGTGACATCAGAAAGCAGCCGCCACACGTCCTTGCGATAGTGCTTGAACGCCAAGGGAATATCGGCCAGGCAGCGAACGAAGAAGAAGGCCTGGTGGCCCGCCAGCCGCACCGCGTTCACCGGTGCGTTCGCCGCCCGGACCAGCGCGCGGACCGGGCGCAGCAGCGGAGGCACATACGTTGCCGCCATCTCAGACCACCTGGTGCGGAAACAGGGTGTTGAACACCTGGGTGAGAATCACATTGGTCGCGAACAGCAGGAGCGCGGAATTGACGACCGCCGAGTTCACCGCATTCGCCACACCGCCGGGACCGCCTCGCGTATTCAGGCCGGTATCGCACGCGATGATCGCGGTCAACAGCCCGAAGATGAGCGATTTCGTCACTGCCGCAACAAGATCGGCGGGTCCGGCGAAAGCAGCGAAGGTGCTGACGAACGAACCGGCCGTGCCGCCTTGAACGTAGACATTGAACATGTAGCCGGTGATGAATCCGATGAAGACCACGAACCCGCACAGCAGCACGCTCACCAGCATCGCCGCCAGCAGTCGTGGCGCGACCAGTCTGGTCAGCGGGTCGACACCCATCACCTTCATGGCGTCGATCTCCTCGCGCACCGTCCGCGAGCCCAGATCGGCGCAGATCGCCGAGCCCACCGCCCCCGCGATCATGAGCGAAGTCACCAGTGGCGCACCCTGTTTGATGATGCCGAGCCCGCTCGCGGCGCCCATGAACGAGGTGGCGCCCACCTGGACCACCAGCGAACCGACCTGAATCGACAGAATGACACCGATCGGAATCGCGATCAGCACCGTCGGCGCGGCCGAGGCGCTCGTCATGAACGCGCACTGACGCACGAATTCGCCGAAGTGGAACCTGCCCCGGAACAGGTCACCGATCAGCTGCGAAATCGCTCGGCGGCCCATGGTGATCTGCCTGCCGAAGGTTTCGATCGAACGCACCGGATGGTCGCGGTAGTACCCCTGACTCCACCGCATCGCGGCCACCGACGGGCCGCGGAGATCCCTGATCGACTGCATCGTGCCTCACCGGCTCGCGAGGGTGGAGCGACTACTGCCGGGTAACGCCATCGATCCTCCAGGTACGTCATATGTGAACTCGGCGTAGTGTAACAGCAGTCACATGTCAGCGAGCAAGACAAGATAACTCGGTCGATATTTCGGTTAAATAGATGCTCTGCCTGCAATTTCCACAGCGCTCGAGGCGCATGGATGCGTTTCAAGTGAATCTGAGTTAGCCTACAATCTGATCAGTTACCGGTCGCGTGACCGGTTTTTCACCGATTCAGGAGTCAGCCTCTGATGCTGCTCGGAGCGAACGTCGGCTATTTCGGAATGCTCGGACCGGTCGCCGAGGAACTGCGTTTCGCGCAGGAATCGGAGCGACTCGGTTACTTCTACAACCGACTGATCGCCTCCTACGGCTACGAGAAGGTGGCGAAGCAGGTGCAGGACCTGTACCTCGACGGTCACAAGGCGGAGGCGACCGCGCTGATACCCGATGATCTCGTCGATCTGGTCTGCCTGGCCGGGACACTCGAGCGAGTCGTCGACCGCCTCAGCGCCTACGCCGACGCCGGCGTGGACACCGTCATGGGCATCCCGGCCGCATTCAGCCATGAGGACCGGCTCACCCAGCTACGCCTGCTCGCCGACGCAGCCGAGAAGTCCGGCGTGGTCGGTACCGGACAGTGAGTCGTTCACTCTATTGGCTGGGCCGACCCGCGATGGCGTTGTAGAGATCGTTGCGCAGCCGATCGAACCAGCGCACCTCCCGTTCGCGCCGCTGTGCCCGAATCGCTTTCGCCGATCCGGCCGGGTATCGCGCACGGGCCCACGGTGATTGCGGCTGCGCCAGGCGTACTGCGCCCACCACGCCCAGTATCGGTACGAACAGTGCGAACAAGCCGGTCCAGACCTTGCCCTTGACCATTGTCACCAGTGCGAACGCGCCGTGGAAGAGCACAAGCCCGGCGACGACCTGCCAGCCGCGGAAATTGTCGGTGAGGCCCAAAGGTGTTGCCCCCAGCAGCATCAGCGCGCATACCGCCACACCGATGACAACGGCGTCCACCGATATCCGGCCCTGCTCGGACCAGTACACATCCTTCAGATCCAGGATCAGCGCGAATTCATCGAGAACCAGTGCGGTGCCGG encodes the following:
- a CDS encoding MlaE family ABC transporter permease: MQSIRDLRGPSVAAMRWSQGYYRDHPVRSIETFGRQITMGRRAISQLIGDLFRGRFHFGEFVRQCAFMTSASAAPTVLIAIPIGVILSIQVGSLVVQVGATSFMGAASGLGIIKQGAPLVTSLMIAGAVGSAICADLGSRTVREEIDAMKVMGVDPLTRLVAPRLLAAMLVSVLLCGFVVFIGFITGYMFNVYVQGGTAGSFVSTFAAFAGPADLVAAVTKSLIFGLLTAIIACDTGLNTRGGPGGVANAVNSAVVNSALLLFATNVILTQVFNTLFPHQVV
- a CDS encoding ABC transporter permease — protein: MAATYVPPLLRPVRALVRAANAPVNAVRLAGHQAFFFVRCLADIPLAFKHYRKDVWRLLSDVTWGNGSLVVGGGVMGVIIAMNIFVGITIGLEAFSQLDLLGMGPVTGAITAFAVTREIGPMIAVVAFVVQGGCRITAQLGTMRISEEIDALDSLAIRPMPYLVSTRILAAWIAIVPMYLVGLCAAYLSARFTVTLMGGTSSGTYFHYFQQFFVSTDLLFSILKAVVFVTLTTFIQSYYGFFAEGGPEGVGIAAGAAIKVCFVVVVLADLLLTLGIWGIDPGIRFSG
- a CDS encoding LLM class flavin-dependent oxidoreductase, which translates into the protein MLLGANVGYFGMLGPVAEELRFAQESERLGYFYNRLIASYGYEKVAKQVQDLYLDGHKAEATALIPDDLVDLVCLAGTLERVVDRLSAYADAGVDTVMGIPAAFSHEDRLTQLRLLADAAEKSGVVGTGQ